A DNA window from Stutzerimonas stutzeri contains the following coding sequences:
- a CDS encoding ABC transporter substrate-binding protein, with protein sequence MNAFHRLALSVSLALPVLAHAGEVEVLHWWTSGGEKRAADTLQKLVEQKGHSWKDFAVAGGGGEAAMTVLKTRAVSGNPPSAAQIKGPDIQEWGELGLLANLDDTAKAERWDELLPEQVRKIMQYDGSYVAVPVNVHRVNWLWINPEVFEKAGATPPKTLDEFFAAADKLKAAGFIPVAHGGQPWQDGTVFEDFVLSILGPDDYHKAFVELDNDTLTGDKMVQAFTALKKLRDYIDPDAAGREWNRATGMVIDGKAGMQIMGDWAKSEFTAANKVAGKDYQCLPFPGTQGSFAFNIDSLAMFKLSNDDNRKAQEDLARTVLEPEFQTFFNQNKGSIPVRQDQDMSEFDACAQQSMTDFKAAAKGSGLQPSLTHGMAASSYVQGAVFDVVTNFFNDPKADPQKAAKQLAAAIKAVQ encoded by the coding sequence ATGAATGCGTTCCATCGTCTCGCTCTATCCGTTTCCCTTGCCCTGCCTGTTCTCGCCCACGCCGGCGAAGTCGAAGTTCTGCACTGGTGGACCTCCGGTGGTGAAAAGCGCGCGGCCGATACCCTGCAGAAGCTGGTCGAGCAGAAGGGCCACAGTTGGAAGGATTTTGCGGTGGCCGGTGGCGGCGGTGAGGCTGCCATGACTGTACTGAAAACCCGCGCCGTGTCCGGCAACCCGCCTTCTGCTGCACAGATCAAGGGCCCAGACATCCAGGAGTGGGGCGAGCTCGGCCTGCTCGCCAACCTTGATGACACCGCCAAGGCCGAGCGCTGGGATGAGCTGCTGCCAGAGCAGGTGCGCAAGATCATGCAGTACGACGGTTCCTACGTGGCCGTCCCGGTCAACGTACACCGGGTCAACTGGCTGTGGATCAATCCGGAAGTATTCGAAAAGGCCGGCGCCACGCCACCGAAGACGCTCGATGAGTTCTTTGCTGCAGCCGACAAGCTCAAAGCCGCCGGCTTTATCCCGGTTGCCCACGGTGGCCAGCCCTGGCAGGACGGCACTGTCTTCGAGGATTTCGTGCTGAGCATTCTCGGGCCGGACGACTATCACAAGGCCTTCGTCGAGCTGGATAACGACACCCTGACTGGCGACAAGATGGTCCAGGCCTTTACCGCCCTGAAAAAGCTGCGTGACTACATCGATCCCGATGCTGCGGGGCGCGAGTGGAACCGTGCTACGGGCATGGTCATCGACGGCAAAGCCGGCATGCAGATCATGGGCGACTGGGCAAAAAGCGAGTTCACCGCCGCCAACAAGGTGGCCGGTAAGGACTATCAGTGCCTGCCGTTCCCCGGAACCCAAGGCAGCTTTGCCTTCAACATCGACTCCCTGGCGATGTTCAAGCTCAGCAACGATGACAACCGCAAAGCCCAGGAAGACCTGGCGCGCACCGTGCTGGAGCCGGAATTCCAGACGTTCTTCAACCAGAACAAGGGCTCTATTCCGGTTCGCCAGGACCAGGACATGAGCGAGTTCGACGCCTGCGCCCAGCAGTCGATGACTGACTTCAAGGCGGCGGCCAAGGGCAGCGGTTTGCAGCCCAGTCTGACCCATGGCATGGCCGCTTCCAGCTATGTGCAGGGTGCGGTGTTCGACGTGGTCACCAACTTCTTCAACGATCCCAAGGCCGACCCGCAAAAGGCGG